One Gemmatimonadota bacterium genomic window, GGACTCGCTTCATCAGCGAACTGAGCCGGCGAGGCGCAGCATCCTTGCGACTACGCCCGCGCACATCCCGAACCCGCGCCAAACAGCGCGTATGGCTCCGAGCGGAGCGTACACCAAGGCGCGGGGCCCGCGCTCGATCGAGAGCAGGCGCAGCATCATCGGCAGTTGCAGCGCTAGCAATACGGCCCAGAGGCCGATCATCAGTGGCCGGAAACGCTCCCCGATCGCCAACGGTGTAGCCAGCACCGCGGCTATGCCTACGAACGGCTGCGCGTGATCCACCGGTCCGCTGTAGTCGTCGCCTCCGCCTTGCTTACGGTGCTTCAGGTGTAGGGCCACGCGCCAGAAACCGTGCCGCCGTTGGGTCTTGAGGTACGGCAACAACTTAGTAGGGTGGTAATGGCCGACGAGCGAGCGCGGTTCGAAGTGGAGGATCCAGCCGGCCGCGGAGGCCCGGTACGCAAGATCAATGTCCTCTGCCCCCGGCTTGCCTGCCGCATTGAAGCTGACCTCGTCAAAGCCCCCGAGCGATTCGAGCACTGACCGCCGATAGAGCACGTTGTACGTGGCGAGGTAACCGACATGGGTCGGCATCCGGCGATGTCGCGCCACGATCTCCGCGTGGATGAGAGTTCCTAGGAGTGACCCGGGGACCTCGTTCGCGTAAGAGCCGCCGGCGCCACCCACGGCGGGAGCCCGCAGGTGAGCCTGAAGGGCCTCGAGCGCGCCGGGCCGGGCGACGCAGT contains:
- a CDS encoding glycosyltransferase, whose translation is MTSSSITLVIPGRNTALTLHACLKAVVPYLGSGLLREIMYVDDGSTDQSSAIAAAYPARVLDAGGLGPGGARNVGWKAASTDLVWFIDADCVARPGALEALQAHLRAPAVGGAGGSYANEVPGSLLGTLIHAEIVARHRRMPTHVGYLATYNVLYRRSVLESLGGFDEVSFNAAGKPGAEDIDLAYRASAAGWILHFEPRSLVGHYHPTKLLPYLKTQRRHGFWRVALHLKHRKQGGGDDYSGPVDHAQPFVGIAAVLATPLAIGERFRPLMIGLWAVLLALQLPMMLRLLSIERGPRALVYAPLGAIRAVWRGFGMCAGVVARMLRLAGSVR